From one Paeniglutamicibacter psychrophenolicus genomic stretch:
- a CDS encoding ANTAR domain-containing response regulator, which produces MNDLPEVTRIDPEPNTGAPRRVIVAEDETLIRLDIVEILRGEGYDVVAEADNGEKAIELAREHKPDLVLMDVKMPVMDGITAAETIVKERIAPVVLLTAFSQKELVERAREAGAMAYVVKPFTPADLVPAIEIAISRYEEIRALEKEVGDLTEQFATRKLVERAKSLLTTKMGLTEPEAFRWIQKTSMDRRLSMREVAETVIDQVK; this is translated from the coding sequence ATGAACGATCTGCCCGAAGTAACACGAATTGATCCCGAGCCCAACACCGGCGCACCCCGCCGCGTGATTGTTGCCGAGGATGAAACCCTGATCCGTCTCGACATCGTTGAGATCCTGCGCGGCGAGGGCTACGACGTGGTTGCCGAGGCAGACAACGGGGAAAAGGCCATCGAGCTGGCGCGTGAGCACAAGCCGGACCTGGTGCTGATGGACGTCAAGATGCCGGTCATGGACGGCATTACCGCGGCCGAGACCATCGTCAAGGAGCGCATCGCCCCCGTGGTCCTGCTGACCGCCTTCAGCCAGAAGGAACTGGTGGAACGCGCCCGCGAGGCCGGAGCCATGGCGTACGTCGTCAAGCCGTTCACCCCCGCGGACCTGGTGCCGGCCATCGAGATCGCCATCTCCCGCTACGAGGAAATCCGCGCGCTGGAGAAGGAGGTCGGCGACCTCACCGAGCAGTTCGCCACGCGCAAGCTCGTCGAGCGAGCCAAGAGCCTGCTGACCACCAAGATGGGCCTGACCGAACCCGAGGCGTTCCGCTGGATCCAGAAGACGTCCATGGACCGCCGCTTGTCCATGCGCGAAGTTGCCGAGACCGTCATCGACCAGGTCAAGTAG
- a CDS encoding S1C family serine protease, which produces MDSYSRTVIGVAEEVGPHVAAVEMTRTGRSGPVRLGAGSAVVFTEDGYMLTNAHVVAGASAGRATFADGTGTDLEIIGADALSDLAVIRGFSHMQAPARLGDAEGLRVGQLVIAVGNPLGLAGSVTAGVVSGLGRSIPTALGRARRVIEDVIQTDAALNPGNSGGALADARGRVVGINTAVAGAGLGLAVPINATTRRIIAALIADGRVRRAYLGLVSSPIALNETLASRMGQRQGLRVADVISGSPAEKSGLKPGDLVLTVGRRPVSSAESVQKQLFTEAIGVPLPVTVLRNGAMVDVIAVPVEMTD; this is translated from the coding sequence ATGGATTCCTATTCCCGGACCGTCATCGGCGTCGCCGAAGAGGTGGGGCCGCATGTTGCAGCCGTTGAAATGACGCGTACCGGCCGCAGTGGACCGGTGCGCCTTGGCGCGGGTTCCGCCGTGGTCTTCACCGAAGACGGGTACATGTTGACCAATGCCCACGTGGTTGCCGGGGCCAGTGCCGGGCGGGCGACCTTTGCCGATGGCACGGGAACCGACCTCGAGATCATAGGAGCGGACGCCCTGTCCGATCTGGCGGTGATCCGCGGCTTTTCCCACATGCAGGCCCCGGCGCGACTCGGCGACGCCGAGGGGCTGCGTGTGGGCCAACTGGTGATCGCCGTGGGCAACCCGCTGGGCCTGGCCGGATCGGTGACCGCCGGGGTGGTCAGCGGGCTGGGGCGTTCCATCCCCACGGCACTTGGCCGGGCCCGGCGGGTGATCGAGGACGTCATCCAAACCGATGCCGCGCTGAACCCGGGCAATTCGGGCGGGGCACTGGCCGATGCCCGTGGCCGGGTCGTAGGCATCAACACGGCAGTGGCAGGCGCGGGCCTGGGTCTGGCCGTCCCGATCAACGCGACCACCCGGCGGATCATCGCCGCGCTGATAGCCGACGGACGTGTCCGGCGTGCCTACCTGGGCCTGGTCAGTTCCCCGATTGCGCTGAACGAGACGCTGGCGTCGCGCATGGGCCAGCGGCAGGGACTGCGCGTTGCCGATGTCATCTCCGGGTCCCCGGCGGAGAAGTCCGGGTTGAAGCCCGGCGACCTGGTGCTGACCGTCGGGCGGCGCCCGGTATCCAGCGCCGAAAGCGTGCAAAAGCAGTTGTTCACCGAAGCCATCGGCGTGCCGCTGCCCGTGACGGTGCTCCGGAACGGTGCGATGGTGGATGTCATCGCCGTGCCGGTTGAGATGACGGACTGA
- the pyk gene encoding pyruvate kinase encodes MRRAKIVATWGPAIGTYDKTLAVLKAGVDVARLNMSHGDHSMHAENLGNVRAAAEELGRPVGIFADLQGPKIRLGRFVDDAKHMLKVGDTFTIVIADVLGDGTFCSTTFKGLPTDVNVGDILLINDGKVALRATAVDDEKVVTEVVVGGEVSNNKGINLPGVAVNVPALSEKDEDDLRWAIRAGVDMVALSFVRNAADIGRVHEIMDEEGRRLPVIAKIEKPQAVDALEEIIDAFDAIMVARGDLGVELPLEEVPLVQKRAIELARRWAKPVIVATQVLESMIESPTPTRAEASDCANAVLDGADAVMLSGETSVGEYPIETVETMARIISSTEKHGLDRIPRLGSKPKTRGGAITRAAVEIADQLDAKYIVAFTQSGDSARRLSRLRPKRPVLAFTPLPQTYNIMTLMWGIQPRLVEYADHTDKMTAQVDRALLQEGLAEINDIVCIAAGSPPGQAGSTNSLRIHKVGDLADAGQLTDGKPMPAREKVGPWDSDKVEGENSHTI; translated from the coding sequence ATGAGACGCGCAAAAATCGTGGCCACCTGGGGCCCGGCGATCGGTACCTACGACAAGACATTGGCAGTGCTCAAGGCGGGTGTCGACGTCGCCCGGCTGAACATGAGCCACGGCGACCACTCGATGCATGCCGAGAACCTCGGCAACGTGCGTGCGGCGGCCGAGGAGCTCGGCCGCCCGGTGGGCATCTTTGCCGACCTGCAGGGACCGAAGATCCGCCTGGGCCGCTTCGTGGACGACGCCAAGCACATGCTCAAGGTCGGGGACACGTTCACCATCGTGATTGCCGACGTGCTGGGCGATGGCACGTTCTGCTCCACGACGTTCAAGGGCCTGCCCACCGATGTCAACGTGGGCGACATCCTCTTGATCAACGACGGCAAGGTCGCCCTGCGCGCCACGGCCGTGGATGACGAGAAGGTTGTCACCGAGGTCGTCGTGGGCGGGGAGGTGTCCAACAACAAGGGCATCAACCTTCCCGGCGTGGCCGTGAACGTTCCCGCCCTGAGCGAAAAGGACGAGGACGACCTGCGCTGGGCCATTCGGGCTGGCGTCGACATGGTCGCCCTGTCCTTCGTGCGCAACGCCGCCGACATCGGGCGCGTCCACGAGATCATGGACGAGGAAGGCCGTCGCCTTCCGGTCATCGCCAAGATCGAAAAGCCGCAGGCGGTTGACGCGCTGGAAGAAATCATCGACGCCTTCGACGCCATCATGGTGGCCCGTGGCGACCTCGGCGTGGAGCTTCCGCTCGAGGAGGTCCCGCTGGTGCAGAAGCGCGCCATCGAGCTGGCCCGCCGCTGGGCCAAGCCCGTCATCGTGGCGACCCAGGTGCTCGAGTCGATGATCGAGTCCCCGACGCCGACCCGCGCCGAGGCCTCGGACTGCGCCAATGCCGTCCTCGACGGTGCCGACGCGGTCATGCTCTCGGGCGAGACCTCGGTGGGCGAATACCCCATCGAGACCGTCGAGACCATGGCACGGATCATCTCCTCCACGGAAAAGCACGGACTGGACCGCATCCCGCGCCTGGGCTCCAAGCCCAAGACCCGTGGCGGCGCCATCACCCGTGCCGCAGTGGAAATCGCCGACCAGTTGGATGCCAAGTACATCGTGGCCTTCACCCAGTCCGGCGACTCCGCCCGACGCCTGTCCCGGCTGCGCCCGAAGCGCCCGGTCCTGGCCTTCACCCCGCTGCCGCAGACCTACAACATCATGACACTGATGTGGGGCATCCAGCCGCGCCTGGTCGAATACGCCGACCACACCGACAAGATGACCGCACAGGTCGACCGCGCACTCCTGCAGGAAGGCCTGGCCGAGATCAACGACATTGTCTGCATCGCCGCCGGGTCACCTCCCGGACAGGCCGGGTCCACCAACTCGCTGCGCATCCACAAGGTCGGCGACCTTGCGGACGCCGGCCAGCTCACCGACGGCAAGCCGATGCCTGCCCGCGAGAAGGTCGGTCCGTGGGACTCGGACAAGGTCGAGGGCGAAAACAGCCACACCATCTAG
- a CDS encoding glutamate synthase subunit beta yields the protein MANPRGFLEVRERVTVPKRPVPVRIMDYREVTARQEVGVLKKQAGRCMDCGVPFCHNGCPLGNLIPEWNALVHEGRMAEAAERLHATNNFPEFTGRLCPAPCESSCVLGISQPAVTIKQVEVEIADTLIASGGLEPVLAVRHTDKRIAVIGSGPAGLAAAQQLTRAGHTVAVYERDEKVGGLLRYGIPDFKMGKDVLETRLAQMEAEGTVFRTGVAVGTDIEFEALNRLYDAVIVATGATVPRDLPVPGRELEGVHFAMDYLVDSNQVVAGERGNLRIDAAGKHVVILGGGDTGADCLGTATRQGAASVTTLAIGSQPPAERPAHQPWPMAPTIFEVQSAHEEGGERSYLAATVNFTGEHGSVMGVTVAETEFIDGQRLPKPGTERVIPADLVFLALGFTGPEQAGFLEQANTEFDDRGSVARDGYYMTNTPGVFAAGDAGRGQSLIVWAIAEGRSCAAAVDKYLMGETRLPAPVSPTDRAISML from the coding sequence GTGGCTAATCCACGTGGATTCCTGGAGGTGCGCGAACGCGTCACCGTGCCCAAGCGCCCCGTCCCGGTGCGCATCATGGACTACCGCGAGGTAACTGCCAGGCAAGAAGTCGGCGTGCTGAAAAAGCAGGCCGGACGCTGCATGGACTGCGGGGTTCCCTTCTGCCACAACGGCTGCCCGCTGGGCAACCTCATCCCGGAGTGGAACGCGCTGGTCCACGAGGGCCGGATGGCCGAGGCCGCCGAGCGCCTGCATGCGACCAACAACTTCCCGGAGTTCACCGGGCGGCTGTGCCCGGCCCCCTGCGAGTCCTCCTGCGTGCTGGGCATCAGCCAGCCGGCCGTAACAATCAAGCAGGTTGAGGTCGAAATCGCCGACACCCTGATTGCCTCTGGCGGGCTCGAGCCGGTGCTGGCCGTGCGCCACACCGACAAGCGCATCGCCGTGATCGGTTCGGGCCCCGCGGGCCTGGCCGCCGCCCAGCAGCTGACCCGGGCCGGGCACACCGTGGCGGTGTACGAGCGCGATGAGAAGGTCGGCGGGCTGCTGCGCTACGGCATCCCCGACTTCAAGATGGGCAAGGACGTCCTGGAGACCCGGCTGGCCCAGATGGAAGCCGAGGGAACCGTGTTCCGCACCGGCGTCGCGGTGGGCACCGATATCGAATTCGAAGCGCTGAACAGGCTTTATGACGCGGTGATCGTGGCCACGGGCGCCACCGTGCCGCGCGATTTGCCGGTCCCCGGACGCGAACTCGAGGGGGTCCACTTCGCCATGGACTACCTGGTGGATTCGAACCAGGTGGTGGCCGGCGAGCGTGGAAACCTGCGGATCGATGCCGCCGGCAAGCACGTGGTGATCCTCGGCGGCGGCGATACCGGGGCCGACTGCCTGGGCACCGCAACCCGCCAGGGAGCGGCCTCCGTGACCACCCTGGCCATCGGTTCGCAGCCCCCGGCCGAGCGTCCGGCGCACCAGCCCTGGCCCATGGCCCCGACCATCTTCGAGGTCCAGTCGGCGCACGAGGAAGGCGGCGAGCGGTCGTATTTGGCCGCCACGGTCAACTTCACAGGTGAGCACGGGAGCGTGATGGGTGTTACTGTGGCAGAGACCGAATTTATTGACGGTCAACGCCTTCCGAAGCCGGGCACCGAGCGGGTTATTCCCGCGGATCTGGTCTTCCTGGCCCTGGGGTTCACCGGACCCGAGCAGGCCGGCTTCCTGGAACAGGCCAACACCGAGTTTGATGACCGGGGCAGCGTCGCCCGCGATGGTTACTACATGACCAACACCCCGGGGGTGTTCGCGGCAGGCGATGCCGGACGCGGACAATCCCTGATCGTGTGGGCCATAGCCGAGGGACGATCCTGTGCCGCGGCCGTGGACAAATACCTGATGGGCGAAACCCGCCTTCCGGCCCCCGTCTCTCCGACGGATCGGGCCATCAGCATGTTGTGA